A window of the Hordeum vulgare subsp. vulgare chromosome 5H, MorexV3_pseudomolecules_assembly, whole genome shotgun sequence genome harbors these coding sequences:
- the LOC123399675 gene encoding uncharacterized protein LOC123399675, whose translation MIQERLDYKMLDPADILQRLNTHEFQQEEKRDLYGPSYSRPRALKAKAIPSSEEEDSDGSIGDPEEFGQELAMLVRKFQKFTRLGQFGKSSRRDMRKSESSSEDYKKRTCHKCKKSGHYIAGCPHWGKESKKKKYKDESSDDSKKKKKSSKSSSSKSSSHKKTSLRKARALISKEMDSEVESEECDKEEGSEEDSESGQASLALATTFVSKSIFNLEENDNTIHTDDFADDFAPTYCFMAKGS comes from the coding sequence atgattcaagaaagactagactacaagatgcttgatccagctgatatactccaaagactcaatactcatgaattccaacaagaagaaaagagagatctatatggaccaagctattctagaccacgtgcactgaaggccaaagcaattccctcatctgaagaagaagactcggatggtagcattggtgatcctgaagaatttggacaggagcttgcaatgctcgtgaggaaattccagaagtttacacgacttggccagtttggtaaatcttcaagaagagatatgaggaaatcagaatcttcatctgaggactacaagaaaagaacctgccacaaatgcaagaaatcaggtcactacattgctggttgtcctcattggggaaaggaatcaaagaagaagaaatacaaggatgaaagttctgatgattcgaagaaaaagaagaaatcttcaaaatcctcatcttcaaagtcctcatcgcacaagaagactagtttgagaaaggctcgggcacttattagcaaggaaatggattccgaggtagaatccgaggaatgtgataaagaggagggttctgaagaagactcggaatctggacaggctagccttgcacttgcaaccacattcgtgagcaagtcaatcttcaaccttgaagaaaatgataacaccatccacactgatgactttgctgatgactttgcaccaacctattgcttcatggcaaaaggttca